The Natrinema pellirubrum DSM 15624 region CCCGGCCCGGGCACAGCAACTCTCGACGCTGTCCTCGCTCAGTCACGAACTCCTGACCGCCGACGAGACCGGTGACTTGCTCGCGGAGTTAGAGGAGACGTCCCTGGCGGACGAGCAGTCCGCCGTCGTCCGCGAGATCCGCCGCCGGTACGACCGCGAGACCAGCGTCCCACAGGACCTCGTCGAGGAGATCTCTGCGACGGCGTCGAACGCCCATCCCACGTGGAAACAGGCCAAGGAGGAAGACGACTTCGAGCAGTTCGCGCCCACCCTCGAGCAACTGGTCGATCTCAAACGCGAGTACGCGAATCACATCGATCCCGATGCCGATCCCTACGCCGTTCTTTTCGCGGACTACGAGCCCTACATCGATCTCGAGACCGCCGAGCGCGTCCTCGAGCGCCTACGTGAGACCCTCGTGCCGCTGATCGACGCCGTTCAGGACAGCGATGTCGAGCTGACAACGGACGCCTTCGCCGGGCAGTTCGACGACGCGGATCAGGAGGCGCTGGCGCGGGACGTACTGGACTCGCTGGGCTACGACTGGGACCGCGGGCGGCTCGACACCGCGCCCCATCCGTTCTCCTCCGGCACACAGTTCGACGCCCGCGTGACGACCCGGTTCGAGGAAGACGACCTGCTGGGCTCGATCACCTCGACCATCCACGAATTCGGCCACGCGAACTACACGCAGGGGCTGCCCGACGACGGCTACGGCACGCCGCTTGGCGAGGCCCGCGACCTCTCGGTCCACGAATCCCAGTCGCGGCTCTGGGAGAACCATGTCGGCCGCTCGCGGCCGTTCTGGGAACACTTCCTGCCGATCGCCCGCGAGCGATTCCCCGAACTCGCGGACGTGACCCCCGAGGAGGCCTACGAGTCCGCGAATCAGGTCCACGACGACAACCTCATCCGGGTCGAGGCGGACGAACTCACCTATCACCTCCACATCGTGATCCGTTTCGAGATCGAACGCGACCTGATCCGGGGCGACCTCGAGGTTGCGGAGGTCCCGCAGGTCTGGAACGACAAGTACGAGGAGTACCTCGGCGTCCGGCCGGAGACGGACGCGGAGGGCTGTCTGCAGGACATCCACTGGTCTCACGGTGACTTCGGCTACTTCTCGACGTACTCGCTGGGCTCGGTGCTTGCGGCTCAGCTATACGCCGCCGCCGAGGCCGACCGCGGTCCCTTCGACGACGAGATCCGCGAGGGCGAGTTCGACGACCTCAACGGCTGGCTCCGCGAGAACGTCCACCAGCACGGGAAACGGTACGTCACTCCCGACCTGATCGAGCGGGCCACCGGCGAGGGGCTGACCGCCGACTACTTCCTCGAGTACGTCGAGTCGAAGTACGGTGATCTATACGATCTCGAGGAGTACTGACGCGTTTCGAACCGGGTACCGTCGGCTCACCGATCCGGACGACCCTCGTTTTTACGACCGCTGCGCCCCTATTCACCGGCGATGGCAGCAACACTCGAGTCGAAGACGGCAATCGTCACCGGGGCGAGTTCCGGTATCGGCGCGGCGACCTGTCACGAACTCGCCGACGGCGGTGCGAACGTCGTCCTCGCGGCCCGCAGCGAGGACCGCCTGTCCGACCTCGCGGCGGATCTCGAGGCCGACCACGGCGTCGAGGCCCTGGCCGTACCGACGGATGTCCGCGAGGAGAGCGATGTCGACGCGCTCCTCGAGGCCGCCGTCGACCGATTCGGCGGGATCGACGTGCTGGTGAACAACGCAGGGCTGGCCCGGGGCAGCGACGTCGAATCGATGACGACCGAGGCATACGAGACGATGCAGGAGACCAACGTCGACGGCGTCTTCTACGCGTCTCGAGCGGCGTTGCCGCACCTCCGTGAGCGCGAGGGCCACCTCGTTTTCGTCGCCAGCTTCGCTGGCCGACATCCGCGGCCGGCC contains the following coding sequences:
- a CDS encoding carboxypeptidase M32, coding for MATDQADASEADTYEQFETRVQRISNVGNAAGVLRWDQEVVMPDEGTPARAQQLSTLSSLSHELLTADETGDLLAELEETSLADEQSAVVREIRRRYDRETSVPQDLVEEISATASNAHPTWKQAKEEDDFEQFAPTLEQLVDLKREYANHIDPDADPYAVLFADYEPYIDLETAERVLERLRETLVPLIDAVQDSDVELTTDAFAGQFDDADQEALARDVLDSLGYDWDRGRLDTAPHPFSSGTQFDARVTTRFEEDDLLGSITSTIHEFGHANYTQGLPDDGYGTPLGEARDLSVHESQSRLWENHVGRSRPFWEHFLPIARERFPELADVTPEEAYESANQVHDDNLIRVEADELTYHLHIVIRFEIERDLIRGDLEVAEVPQVWNDKYEEYLGVRPETDAEGCLQDIHWSHGDFGYFSTYSLGSVLAAQLYAAAEADRGPFDDEIREGEFDDLNGWLRENVHQHGKRYVTPDLIERATGEGLTADYFLEYVESKYGDLYDLEEY
- a CDS encoding SDR family oxidoreductase, which codes for MAATLESKTAIVTGASSGIGAATCHELADGGANVVLAARSEDRLSDLAADLEADHGVEALAVPTDVREESDVDALLEAAVDRFGGIDVLVNNAGLARGSDVESMTTEAYETMQETNVDGVFYASRAALPHLREREGHLVFVASFAGRHPRPANPVYAATKWWVRGFAKSLAAQVGDDDIGITIVNPAEVRSEFGAADGESFAERFEEGEVSEPEEVAQAIRFAASREGSSISELDINRRDKFADTFH